In the Theobroma cacao cultivar B97-61/B2 chromosome 1, Criollo_cocoa_genome_V2, whole genome shotgun sequence genome, one interval contains:
- the LOC18610599 gene encoding AP-3 complex subunit sigma, producing MLQISVEKQQELIGSVSQDSCLVYKHFATLYFVLVFDSSENELAELDLIQDKKTFHKAEASHFDGFCDDLKLHSVQIHLFVEYILLYEHLLNTIKLMFMCTGTSDHCCVTQLS from the exons ATGTTGCAAATATCTG TGGAGAAGCAGCAGGAGCTTATAGGAAGCGTTTCGCAG GATAGTTGCCTTGTATACAAGCATTTTGCTACTCTTTACTTTGTTCTTGTATTTGATAGTTCTGAAAATGAACTAGCGGAGCTTGACTTGATACAAG ATAAGAAAACTTTTCATAAAGCTGAAGCGAGCCACTTTGATGGATTTTGTGATGATTTGAAGTTGCATTCAGTTCAGATACACCTTTTTGTGGAATATATTCTCTTGTATGAGCATTTACTGAATACGATAAAATTGATGTTCATGTGCACTGGAACTAGTGATCATTGTTGTGTCACCCAACTTAGTTGA